From Deltaproteobacteria bacterium, one genomic window encodes:
- a CDS encoding membrane dipeptidase, whose product MLTRRELLQRSALTAGALALGCSQRAPAAPVSADALALHHDSLVVDLHVDSFLWARLFGYDMGRGHENRLPSAPFAWHADLPRLAEGGVSAVGFGIVVNPREVRPELMLPLKMLAWFERQRGIEAVLATLDLMHETARRYPDRFVVVGNGTEIRAARAAGKIAGLPCLEGTHGIEGSLDNVRTAYERGLRSIGLVHFQATEAAYPMTVPEFDGRGLTDFGRDLIGEMERLKMLVDLAHVNDAGFADALTVMQRPFMVSHAGCRAVCPHRRNLTDEQIRAVAERGGVIGMVLASSFVADHDANLDRVLDHFDHAINVGGEDAVGIGSDYDGFITPPTGLEDVTTLPRLTAGLLARGQRPQTVRKVLGENALRVITDVCG is encoded by the coding sequence ATGCTCACTCGCCGCGAGTTGCTGCAACGAAGCGCGCTAACGGCCGGGGCGCTGGCGCTCGGCTGCAGCCAGCGCGCGCCGGCCGCACCGGTGTCGGCGGATGCGCTGGCGCTACATCACGACTCGCTGGTGGTCGATCTTCACGTCGACTCGTTCTTGTGGGCGAGACTGTTCGGTTACGACATGGGCCGAGGCCATGAGAATCGGTTGCCGTCGGCGCCGTTTGCGTGGCACGCGGACTTGCCTCGCCTCGCCGAAGGCGGCGTCAGCGCAGTCGGCTTTGGTATCGTCGTCAATCCGCGCGAAGTCCGTCCCGAGCTGATGCTACCGCTGAAGATGCTGGCGTGGTTCGAACGCCAGCGCGGAATCGAGGCCGTGCTCGCGACACTCGATCTCATGCACGAAACCGCGCGACGCTATCCGGATCGGTTTGTCGTCGTCGGCAACGGCACGGAGATTCGCGCCGCGCGCGCCGCGGGAAAGATCGCCGGCCTGCCTTGTCTCGAAGGTACGCACGGCATCGAGGGCTCGCTCGACAACGTACGCACGGCCTACGAGCGAGGGCTGCGCTCGATCGGCCTGGTCCACTTTCAAGCCACCGAAGCCGCATATCCGATGACCGTGCCCGAATTCGACGGTCGCGGCTTGACCGACTTTGGCCGCGACCTGATCGGTGAAATGGAGCGGCTCAAAATGCTGGTCGACCTCGCGCATGTGAACGATGCGGGATTTGCCGATGCACTCACGGTGATGCAGCGGCCGTTCATGGTGAGCCATGCCGGCTGTCGCGCGGTGTGTCCGCACCGGCGCAATCTCACCGACGAGCAGATTCGTGCGGTCGCCGAGCGCGGCGGCGTGATCGGAATGGTTTTGGCGAGCAGCTTCGTCGCCGACCACGATGCCAACCTCGACCGCGTGCTCGATCACTTCGATCACGCCATCAACGTCGGGGGTGAAGATGCCGTCGGCATCGGCAGCGACTACGACGGCTTCATCACGCCTCCAACAGGCTTGGAGGACGTCACGACGTTGCCCCGCCTGACCGCCGGCTTGCTCGCCCGCGGTCAGCGGCCGCAGACGGTGCGCAAGGTGCTGGGAGAAAACGCGCTCCGCGTGATCACAGACGTGTGCGGGTAG
- a CDS encoding LLM class F420-dependent oxidoreductase: protein MRFGLNAGYSGARMALNMEMIHEADRLGFHSVWTAEAYGSDAVTPATWIAAQTKQIKVGTGIMQMPARTPAMTAMTATTLDQLSGGRFLLGLGVSGPQVVEGWHGVPYGKPLKRTREYIEILRAIWAREKPVEHSGEHYQIPYRGAGASGLGKPLKSILRGRQIPIYVAATGLKSVEQVAEIADGWLPIFYSPYRAEKVYGDALQAGFKKAGGGKNLQTFDIAAGPTVILGDDVAACLNFIKPILALYIGGMGARGKNFYNDLACRYGFEAAAKTIQDLYLDGKKNEATAAVPDALADEVSLVGPKERIRDRLAAWSESSVTTMICATMQVETLRVLAEAQ from the coding sequence ATGCGCTTCGGATTGAACGCGGGATACTCGGGCGCGCGCATGGCGCTCAACATGGAGATGATTCACGAAGCCGATCGCCTCGGCTTCCATTCGGTGTGGACGGCGGAAGCCTACGGCTCCGATGCGGTGACGCCCGCGACGTGGATCGCGGCGCAGACCAAGCAGATCAAAGTCGGCACCGGCATCATGCAGATGCCCGCCCGCACGCCGGCGATGACGGCGATGACCGCGACCACGCTCGATCAGCTTTCCGGCGGTCGCTTCCTGCTCGGCCTCGGCGTCTCCGGACCGCAAGTGGTCGAAGGCTGGCACGGCGTGCCGTACGGCAAGCCGCTCAAGCGGACGCGCGAGTACATCGAGATCCTGCGCGCGATCTGGGCGCGCGAGAAACCCGTCGAACACAGCGGCGAGCACTACCAGATCCCGTATCGCGGCGCGGGCGCCAGCGGACTCGGCAAGCCGCTCAAGAGCATCCTGCGCGGACGCCAGATTCCAATCTACGTCGCCGCCACCGGACTCAAGAGCGTCGAGCAAGTTGCCGAGATCGCCGACGGCTGGTTGCCGATTTTCTACTCGCCGTATCGCGCGGAGAAAGTGTATGGCGATGCTTTGCAAGCGGGGTTCAAGAAAGCGGGCGGCGGCAAAAACCTCCAGACCTTCGACATCGCCGCCGGCCCCACGGTGATTCTCGGCGACGACGTCGCCGCGTGCCTCAACTTCATCAAGCCGATCCTCGCGCTCTACATCGGCGGCATGGGCGCGCGCGGCAAGAATTTCTACAACGACCTCGCCTGCCGTTACGGCTTCGAGGCGGCGGCAAAGACGATCCAAGATCTCTACCTCGACGGCAAGAAGAACGAAGCCACCGCCGCAGTGCCCGACGCACTCGCTGACGAGGTGTCGCTGGTCGGCCCGAAGGAACGTATCCGCGATCGCTTAGCAGCCTGGAGCGAGTCGAGCGTGACGACAATGATCTGCGCCACGATGCAAGTGGAGACGCTCCGAGTACTGGCGGAGGCACAGTAG